A single window of Caldicellulosiruptor bescii DSM 6725 DNA harbors:
- a CDS encoding ABC transporter ATP-binding protein, translating to MDNLKRLLPYFQKYKKLLILGFILIFISITLGMVNPYISKLIIDEAISKKKYHLLLPFVITMLSVSLVRGVIRYSHSYLFENVSQNILYELRETLYNFLQRQTYEFYDKTRTGELMARMTGDLEGIRMFFSTALALLAENILNFSISLTIMFILNVKLTFALLLSTPILLILVYIFDRTIRPEFIKIREKYSKLNTATQENITGIRVVKAFSQENFEIEKFSSANSEYKEQNITVGLIWGKFFPMIEAVTSLLVLIIFALGGFMVIKNSITIGTLMAFQGYLWAIIWPLRSLGWIISMVERANASCERVFGLLSTPVKIKGKPTPFEVKEGYVRFEKVYFKHFGNLVLENINFEVKPKMKVAIMGPTGSGKSSVVNLIPRFYDVSSGRVLIDEIDVRDYDLKKLRGAISVIPQETFLFSDTIANNIAYGVENASLENIINAAKLAQAHEFIIQFPDGYDTLVGERGIGLSGGQKQRIAIARALLKKPKILFLDDATSAVDMETEYLISKALEEYFKDCTVFIIAHRISMVKDCDLILYLENGKIVEQGTHNELLAKKGRYYNIFVQQYKDILSTQKEGDRF from the coding sequence GTGGATAATTTAAAAAGATTATTACCATATTTTCAAAAATATAAAAAACTTTTAATCCTTGGTTTTATTCTCATTTTCATATCTATAACCCTTGGAATGGTAAATCCATATATCTCTAAACTGATCATTGACGAAGCAATTTCAAAGAAAAAGTATCATTTGCTTTTACCATTTGTCATCACAATGCTCAGTGTAAGCTTAGTGCGGGGTGTTATAAGATATAGTCACTCATATTTATTTGAAAACGTATCCCAGAATATACTGTATGAACTCAGAGAAACGCTTTACAATTTTTTGCAAAGACAGACCTACGAATTTTATGACAAAACTCGAACAGGAGAACTCATGGCACGCATGACAGGTGACTTGGAAGGAATTAGAATGTTTTTCTCCACTGCCTTAGCTCTGCTTGCCGAAAATATTTTGAACTTTTCGATATCACTTACCATAATGTTCATTTTAAACGTAAAGCTCACATTTGCTCTACTTCTCTCAACGCCTATATTGCTAATTTTGGTTTATATTTTTGACAGAACCATAAGACCAGAATTTATCAAGATACGAGAAAAGTATTCTAAACTCAACACAGCAACTCAGGAAAATATTACAGGTATCAGAGTTGTAAAGGCTTTCTCACAAGAGAACTTTGAAATAGAGAAATTTTCGTCTGCCAACAGCGAATACAAAGAACAAAATATAACAGTGGGACTTATCTGGGGCAAATTCTTTCCTATGATTGAGGCAGTGACATCATTACTGGTTCTGATTATTTTCGCGCTGGGTGGTTTTATGGTAATTAAAAATTCAATCACAATTGGAACACTTATGGCTTTTCAAGGTTATCTATGGGCTATAATTTGGCCTTTGAGGTCATTGGGATGGATTATAAGCATGGTGGAAAGAGCAAACGCTTCTTGTGAGAGAGTGTTTGGATTGCTCAGTACACCTGTCAAAATCAAAGGAAAGCCAACTCCATTTGAAGTTAAAGAAGGGTATGTAAGGTTTGAAAAAGTGTATTTCAAACACTTTGGAAATCTTGTCTTAGAAAATATCAATTTTGAAGTAAAACCTAAAATGAAGGTTGCTATAATGGGACCAACAGGTTCAGGAAAATCTTCTGTGGTAAATCTTATACCCCGTTTTTATGACGTATCAAGCGGAAGAGTACTAATAGACGAAATAGATGTAAGAGACTACGACCTAAAAAAACTCAGAGGTGCAATTTCTGTAATCCCTCAAGAGACATTTTTGTTTTCTGACACTATTGCAAATAACATAGCATACGGCGTGGAAAATGCTTCTTTGGAAAATATTATAAACGCCGCAAAACTTGCTCAGGCACATGAGTTTATTATCCAGTTCCCAGATGGATATGATACTCTTGTTGGAGAAAGAGGAATTGGCCTTTCAGGCGGTCAAAAACAACGAATTGCAATAGCAAGAGCTCTTTTGAAAAAACCCAAGATATTGTTCCTCGATGATGCAACATCAGCGGTTGATATGGAAACAGAATATTTGATAAGCAAAGCGTTAGAAGAATATTTCAAAGATTGTACCGTATTTATCATTGCTCATAGGATTTCAATGGTAAAAGACTGCGACTTGATACTTTATCTTGAAAATGGAAAGATTGTAGAACAAGGAACCCACAATGAACTTTTAGCTAAAAAAGGCAGATATTACAATATATTTGTTCAACAATACAAAGATATTCTGAGTACACAAAAAGAAGGTGATAGGTTTTGA
- a CDS encoding ABC transporter ATP-binding protein yields MSNSTKRLRIEEDEPITKPFNWSQFVRLLRYIKPYRRYFIYSFLLMILATFYNLAGPYLIRLVIDIDIPHRNIHALLYKAVFYIVLTLLYVISLRVRTIFMTKLGNSVVSDIRMHLFTHLQKLSLSFFDSRPAGKIMVRVMNDVDSLSELLSNSILNVLVDTLSLWAIIVIMLSIDIKLSIVALGVLPLLISIIMILKNSIRTRWQDVRKKSSTLNAYIHESIQGMKITQAFTREEKNAEIFKNLNTTFKNTWMKAIRVNNLFWPTIEFTGTLSSVLIFLFGIWMMRKGYTTLGTIIAFSNYMGMFWQPINNISNFYNQLLVAMASTERIFEILDIQPDVQDDPDAYDLPPIRGEITFENVSFSYDEEKPVLKDVSFTIKAGETIALVGETGAGKTTIINLIARFYDPQKGRILIDGHDIKNVTLNSLRKQMGIMLQDTFIFSGTIADNIRYAKPEATMDEVISAAKIVNAHEFIMKMEKGYDTEVNERGSRLSIGQRQLIAFARALLADPKILILDEATSAVDTQTEVLIQQAIEKLTSGRTSIIIAHRLSTIRNADRIFVIHDGQIVEEGNHEQLIEKKGYYYNLYTSQFKYFEK; encoded by the coding sequence TTGAGCAATTCCACAAAAAGACTTAGAATTGAAGAAGATGAACCAATAACAAAACCTTTTAACTGGTCACAGTTTGTAAGACTTTTGAGATATATAAAACCTTATAGAAGGTACTTTATATATTCTTTTCTTCTAATGATACTTGCTACATTCTACAATCTTGCCGGACCTTATTTGATAAGATTGGTTATTGATATTGATATTCCCCACAGAAACATCCATGCTCTTTTGTATAAGGCAGTTTTCTATATTGTGCTTACCTTATTGTACGTAATAAGTCTTCGCGTGAGAACAATCTTTATGACAAAACTCGGCAACAGTGTGGTCTCAGATATTCGAATGCATCTTTTTACTCATCTTCAAAAACTGTCTCTCAGCTTTTTCGACAGTCGACCTGCAGGCAAAATAATGGTAAGAGTAATGAATGACGTGGATTCTTTATCTGAGCTTTTGTCTAATAGTATTTTAAATGTACTAGTTGACACTTTAAGCCTTTGGGCTATCATAGTAATAATGCTTTCAATTGATATAAAACTATCCATTGTTGCACTTGGTGTTCTTCCTTTGTTAATCTCAATAATCATGATATTAAAAAACTCAATAAGGACAAGATGGCAAGATGTTAGAAAGAAATCTTCTACTCTCAATGCTTATATACATGAAAGCATACAAGGAATGAAAATAACTCAGGCTTTTACAAGAGAAGAAAAAAACGCTGAAATATTTAAAAATTTAAACACCACATTCAAAAATACATGGATGAAAGCAATCAGAGTAAACAATCTATTTTGGCCAACCATAGAATTCACTGGAACTCTTTCGAGCGTTCTCATATTTCTTTTTGGCATCTGGATGATGAGAAAGGGGTACACAACACTTGGCACAATCATAGCATTTTCTAATTATATGGGAATGTTCTGGCAACCTATCAATAACATATCTAATTTTTACAATCAGCTGTTGGTTGCAATGGCATCAACCGAACGCATATTTGAAATTCTCGATATTCAACCGGATGTTCAAGATGATCCAGATGCATATGACTTACCACCAATTAGAGGTGAAATAACATTTGAAAATGTTTCTTTTTCATACGACGAGGAAAAACCTGTTTTAAAAGATGTTTCATTCACCATTAAAGCTGGGGAGACAATTGCGCTTGTTGGCGAAACAGGTGCAGGAAAAACCACAATAATAAATCTCATTGCAAGGTTTTATGATCCTCAAAAGGGAAGGATATTGATTGACGGGCATGACATTAAAAACGTAACCTTAAACTCTTTGAGAAAGCAAATGGGCATAATGCTTCAAGACACATTTATATTCTCTGGTACAATTGCAGACAACATTCGATATGCAAAACCAGAAGCCACAATGGACGAGGTAATCAGTGCTGCAAAGATTGTAAATGCTCATGAGTTTATCATGAAAATGGAAAAAGGATATGATACAGAGGTTAACGAAAGAGGAAGTCGCCTTTCTATTGGCCAAAGACAGCTCATTGCATTTGCCAGAGCACTTTTAGCTGACCCAAAAATATTGATATTAGATGAAGCAACCTCGGCAGTAGATACTCAAACAGAAGTCCTAATCCAACAGGCTATTGAAAAGCTAACATCGGGCAGGACCTCAATTATTATAGCCCACAGACTGTCCACAATCAGAAATGCAGACAGGATATTTGTCATCCACGATGGACAAATAGTTGAAGAAGGCAATCATGAACAGCTTATTGAGAAGAAAGGCTATTACTATAATCTCTATACCTCACAGTTTAAATATTTTGAAAAATAG
- the rplL gene encoding 50S ribosomal protein L7/L12: protein MASEKVQKLIEEIKTLTVLELSEMVKALEEEFGVTAAAPVAVAAAPVAGAQSAAPAAEEKTEFNVILADAGSDKIKVIKVVREITGLGLKEAKDLVDSAPKPIKENVSKDEAEQIKKKLEEVGAKVELK from the coding sequence ATGGCAAGCGAAAAGGTTCAAAAATTAATTGAAGAAATCAAAACATTGACAGTGTTAGAGCTTTCTGAAATGGTAAAAGCTTTAGAAGAAGAGTTTGGCGTTACAGCAGCAGCTCCAGTTGCAGTTGCAGCAGCTCCAGTTGCTGGTGCTCAGTCAGCAGCTCCAGCTGCAGAGGAGAAGACAGAATTTAACGTTATTTTAGCAGACGCTGGTAGCGACAAAATCAAAGTTATCAAAGTTGTGAGAGAGATAACTGGTCTTGGATTGAAAGAAGCAAAGGACCTTGTTGACAGTGCTCCAAAGCCAATCAAAGAAAATGTTTCAAAAGACGAAGCTGAGCAGATCAAAAAGAAACTTGAAGAAGTTGGAGCAAAAGTTGAACTCAAATAA
- the rplJ gene encoding 50S ribosomal protein L10, producing MGYKREVNLLAKSRAVKEQLLNEYKEKLSKAKAGVIVCNHGITVEQDTALRKKLREAGIEYKVVKKTLFTFAVRENNLSELEQFFEGPIAVAFSYDDPVKVAKVLKEGAKDLEKLEIRGGFIEGKVISAKEVDALSKLPSREELIAKMLGGLNAPMSGLVYVLSGTIRKLVLALDAIAKKQSA from the coding sequence ATGGGATACAAAAGGGAGGTGAATTTGTTGGCAAAGTCAAGAGCGGTAAAAGAACAGCTTTTAAATGAATACAAGGAAAAGCTGTCCAAAGCAAAAGCTGGTGTGATTGTTTGCAATCATGGAATTACCGTTGAACAAGACACAGCACTCAGAAAGAAATTAAGAGAAGCAGGAATTGAGTACAAGGTTGTAAAAAAGACTTTGTTTACCTTTGCTGTAAGGGAAAATAATCTTTCTGAGCTTGAACAGTTTTTTGAAGGACCTATTGCCGTTGCATTTTCATACGACGACCCTGTAAAGGTTGCAAAGGTATTAAAAGAAGGCGCAAAAGACCTTGAAAAGTTAGAAATAAGAGGCGGATTTATTGAAGGTAAAGTGATTTCTGCAAAAGAGGTTGACGCACTTTCCAAACTTCCATCAAGAGAAGAGCTTATTGCAAAGATGCTTGGCGGCTTGAACGCGCCGATGTCTGGTCTTGTTTATGTACTTTCTGGTACGATTAGGAAGCTTGTTCTGGCACTCGATGCTATTGCTAAAAAGCAGAGTGCTTAA
- the rplA gene encoding 50S ribosomal protein L1: MFRGKKYQEAAKLVDKTKLYDPEEAIELALKTSYAKFDETVEVHVRLNVDPRHADQQVRGTVVLPNGTGKSVRVLVFAKGDKAKEAEEAGADYVGAEELVAKIQNEGWTDFDVCIATPDMMGLVGRLGKILGPKGLMPNPKSGTVTMDVAKAVKEAKAGRVEFRLDKTAIIHCPIGKVSFGKEKLLENYRTLIEAIIKARPAAAKGQFIKSITVATTMGPGIKINPLKPL, encoded by the coding sequence ATGTTCAGAGGCAAGAAATATCAAGAAGCTGCAAAACTTGTCGATAAAACAAAGCTTTATGACCCGGAAGAAGCAATTGAACTTGCATTAAAAACATCTTATGCAAAGTTTGACGAAACAGTTGAGGTACATGTGAGATTAAATGTTGATCCAAGACATGCCGACCAACAAGTAAGAGGCACTGTGGTTTTGCCAAATGGTACAGGTAAAAGTGTGAGGGTTTTAGTTTTTGCAAAAGGTGACAAGGCAAAAGAAGCAGAAGAAGCAGGAGCGGATTATGTAGGTGCAGAAGAGCTTGTTGCAAAGATTCAGAATGAAGGCTGGACAGACTTTGATGTATGTATTGCAACACCCGATATGATGGGTTTGGTGGGAAGACTTGGTAAGATTTTAGGTCCTAAAGGTTTGATGCCAAACCCAAAATCAGGGACTGTAACAATGGATGTTGCAAAAGCTGTTAAAGAAGCAAAAGCTGGTAGAGTTGAATTTAGGCTTGACAAGACAGCTATAATCCACTGTCCAATTGGCAAGGTTTCATTTGGTAAAGAAAAACTTCTTGAAAACTACAGAACACTTATTGAGGCAATTATTAAAGCAAGACCAGCTGCTGCAAAAGGGCAGTTTATAAAGAGTATTACAGTGGCAACAACAATGGGACCTGGTATTAAAATAAACCCATTGAAGCCATTATAA
- the rplK gene encoding 50S ribosomal protein L11 produces MAKKVLTQIKLQIPAGKATPAPPVGPALGQHGVNIMQFCKEFNERTAKDAGLIIPVVITVYSDRSFTFITKTPPASVLLKKAAGIESGSPKPNKQKVATLKRDVIKKIAEQKMPDLTAASLEAAMRTIEGTAKSMGIVVED; encoded by the coding sequence ATGGCAAAAAAAGTTTTAACGCAAATAAAACTTCAAATTCCAGCAGGTAAGGCAACACCAGCACCACCAGTCGGACCTGCGTTAGGTCAGCATGGTGTTAACATTATGCAATTTTGCAAAGAGTTTAATGAAAGAACAGCGAAAGATGCTGGATTGATTATTCCAGTTGTTATAACTGTTTATTCTGATAGGTCTTTTACATTTATTACAAAGACACCTCCAGCATCAGTATTATTGAAAAAAGCTGCAGGGATTGAAAGCGGGTCTCCAAAGCCAAACAAGCAAAAGGTGGCTACATTAAAGAGGGATGTAATTAAAAAGATTGCTGAGCAAAAAATGCCAGACTTAACTGCTGCATCTTTGGAGGCTGCTATGAGAACTATTGAAGGTACTGCAAAGAGTATGGGAATTGTAGTTGAAGATTAA
- the nusG gene encoding transcription termination/antitermination protein NusG: MSDKRAKWYVVHTYAGYENKVKANLEKIIENRNLSDRILDIRIPTELVTEIKDGKKIVKEKKKFPSYVLIKAVMDNEIWYTIRNVRGVTGFVGPESKPTPLTDEEIEAMGIKEEVVEVFDIEVGDNVKVVSGPFADFYGPVVEINKERKKVRVMLNLFGRETPVEFDYHQVERL; the protein is encoded by the coding sequence ATGAGTGATAAAAGAGCAAAATGGTATGTTGTCCATACCTATGCAGGCTATGAAAATAAAGTGAAAGCTAATTTAGAAAAAATAATTGAAAATAGAAATTTGTCTGATAGGATCTTAGACATTCGGATTCCTACTGAACTTGTTACTGAAATTAAAGATGGAAAGAAGATTGTTAAAGAAAAAAAGAAATTTCCGTCGTATGTGTTAATCAAAGCTGTAATGGACAATGAGATATGGTACACGATAAGAAACGTCAGAGGCGTGACTGGTTTTGTGGGACCTGAATCTAAGCCCACACCTCTTACAGATGAAGAAATAGAAGCAATGGGTATTAAAGAAGAGGTTGTGGAGGTATTTGACATTGAGGTTGGTGACAATGTGAAGGTTGTATCTGGTCCATTTGCTGATTTTTATGGGCCAGTTGTTGAAATAAATAAAGAACGAAAAAAGGTAAGAGTAATGCTTAACCTATTTGGAAGAGAAACTCCTGTGGAATTTGATTACCATCAGGTAGAAAGATTATAA
- the secE gene encoding preprotein translocase subunit SecE yields MVEKKKVEKVVVKPQGNKKKLSFKDWWAKTLKFFRDVRIEMKKVVWPSQKQVVKHTIVVLTFTLFFTVFILLADLIYDQLIFKLLLKIK; encoded by the coding sequence ATGGTGGAGAAGAAAAAGGTGGAAAAGGTAGTTGTAAAACCCCAAGGTAACAAAAAAAAGTTGAGTTTTAAAGATTGGTGGGCTAAGACTCTCAAGTTTTTCAGAGATGTTAGAATAGAGATGAAGAAGGTTGTGTGGCCTTCACAAAAACAGGTGGTAAAGCACACGATTGTGGTGTTGACATTTACACTGTTTTTCACAGTGTTCATTTTGCTTGCTGACCTTATATACGACCAGCTTATTTTCAAACTTTTATTAAAGATAAAATAA
- the rpmG gene encoding 50S ribosomal protein L33: protein MAAKGARMIIHLECTECKNRNYTTEKNKKNDPDRLELKKYCKFCRRHTIHRETK from the coding sequence ATGGCGGCAAAAGGCGCGAGAATGATAATTCATCTTGAATGTACTGAGTGCAAAAACAGGAATTACACGACAGAAAAGAACAAGAAAAATGACCCAGATAGACTTGAGTTAAAGAAGTATTGTAAGTTTTGTAGAAGACACACTATCCATAGAGAAACTAAATAG
- a CDS encoding DUF1858 domain-containing protein, translated as MPRITTDTIIADVLRIDRGTIPIFLNNGLHCLGCPSAQGESIEEACALHGIDAQKLVDELNEYLKSKGLLDE; from the coding sequence ATGCCAAGAATTACAACAGATACAATAATTGCAGATGTATTGAGGATTGATAGAGGGACCATTCCAATATTTTTGAACAATGGTCTTCACTGTTTGGGTTGCCCTTCTGCTCAAGGAGAAAGCATTGAAGAGGCATGTGCGCTTCATGGAATAGATGCGCAGAAGCTTGTAGATGAGCTAAACGAGTATCTCAAGAGCAAAGGTCTTTTGGATGAGTAA
- a CDS encoding nucleotidyltransferase family protein, with the protein MINAVILAGSDKNKSGTPYECKALIKIGEKFLIEYVLDAVCSSKHISRRVVVGPVQLREFLISRYPQVEFVEEDTSIMRNAKKAIEFLNDNKKILFLTADLPFITAEAIDHFIEESIKSGADICYPIVEKSINDEKYPQMKRTYGTVKEGTFTGGNAIIITPSVFEKCYSLAEKLVEKRKNPIAMARLIGPTILLLFLTKRLSIQKVEKRVSKVFKVKAKAIISTYPELGQDVDKDSDLMVAKFYLEKKR; encoded by the coding sequence ATGATAAATGCTGTAATACTTGCTGGATCTGATAAAAACAAATCAGGTACTCCTTATGAGTGCAAGGCATTGATCAAAATAGGAGAAAAATTTTTAATAGAATATGTGCTTGATGCAGTATGCAGTTCCAAGCATATTTCGCGCAGAGTTGTTGTAGGTCCAGTTCAATTAAGAGAATTTTTAATTTCAAGGTATCCACAGGTTGAATTTGTTGAAGAAGATACCTCAATAATGAGAAATGCCAAAAAAGCGATAGAATTTTTGAACGACAACAAAAAAATTTTATTTTTAACTGCCGACTTGCCCTTTATTACCGCTGAAGCAATAGATCATTTTATCGAAGAGTCAATTAAATCTGGGGCAGATATATGTTATCCAATTGTTGAAAAGAGCATAAACGATGAGAAATACCCTCAGATGAAAAGAACATATGGGACTGTGAAAGAAGGAACATTTACTGGTGGAAATGCCATTATAATAACTCCGTCAGTATTTGAAAAGTGTTATTCGCTTGCCGAAAAGCTTGTGGAAAAGCGCAAAAATCCTATTGCTATGGCGCGGCTAATAGGACCTACCATTTTATTGCTCTTTTTAACTAAGAGACTTTCAATACAGAAAGTTGAAAAAAGAGTGTCTAAGGTGTTTAAGGTTAAAGCTAAAGCTATCATCTCTACATATCCTGAATTGGGGCAGGATGTAGATAAAGACTCTGACCTTATGGTGGCAAAGTTCTATCTTGAAAAAAAGAGGTAG
- a CDS encoding GntR family transcriptional regulator — protein MNEKNESHYFLIENYKPLREIVFEKLRDMIVNGDLKPGERLMEIKLAEMLGVSRTPIREAIRKLELEGLVVMLPRKGAYVADISKKEIMDVLEIRAALDKLATGLAAQRMTKSEKEQLKKVLSSFEKNFKSGNIEGMINDDIKLHDLIYLGAKNEKLQHIINNLREQITRFRIIYLKEIYRKSENLLKEHKEIVEAIISGDVEKAQKIAEEHIKNQEIELINSLKF, from the coding sequence ATGAATGAGAAGAATGAGTCACATTATTTTTTAATAGAGAATTACAAACCTCTGCGCGAGATTGTGTTTGAAAAGCTCAGAGACATGATTGTAAACGGCGATTTAAAACCTGGCGAAAGACTTATGGAGATAAAACTTGCAGAAATGCTTGGTGTTTCAAGAACTCCTATCAGAGAGGCAATAAGAAAACTTGAACTTGAAGGACTTGTTGTGATGCTTCCCCGAAAAGGTGCTTATGTTGCAGATATTTCCAAAAAAGAGATAATGGATGTATTAGAGATACGGGCTGCACTTGACAAGCTTGCGACAGGTCTTGCAGCCCAGCGAATGACAAAATCTGAAAAGGAGCAGCTTAAAAAGGTTCTCTCTTCATTTGAAAAGAATTTTAAGTCGGGAAATATTGAAGGAATGATAAATGACGATATAAAGTTGCACGACTTGATATATTTGGGTGCGAAGAATGAAAAACTTCAGCACATAATTAATAACCTTCGCGAGCAAATAACCCGGTTTAGGATAATATATCTTAAAGAGATTTACAGAAAAAGTGAAAATCTTTTGAAAGAACACAAAGAGATTGTAGAAGCAATTATAAGTGGAGATGTCGAAAAAGCCCAGAAAATAGCAGAAGAGCACATAAAAAATCAGGAAATAGAGCTTATCAATAGTTTAAAATTTTAA
- the ispE gene encoding 4-(cytidine 5'-diphospho)-2-C-methyl-D-erythritol kinase has translation MKLKAYAKINLALDVLSKREDGYHEIRTIMQTVDLYDIINIEKIEEDNIIVTTSSENIPTDNKNHAYIAASLLKERFGVKQGVRIHIEKNIPVSAGLAGGSTDAAAVLKGLNEIFELNLSEQQLMEIGREIGADVPFCLVGGTALCEGIGEKVIKLKSAPQMNILIAKPEVYVSTQAVYEALDLSKIKKRPNIEAMISAIEEGNVKEIAKNLCNVLEVVTVNQYPVINRVKDIMRNNNALGTVMTGSGPAVFGIFGNKYNALKAAERLKVFIKEIILTTTCEGSGF, from the coding sequence TTGAAACTCAAGGCTTATGCAAAAATCAACTTAGCATTGGATGTGCTTTCGAAAAGAGAAGATGGCTATCATGAAATAAGAACTATAATGCAAACAGTGGATTTGTATGATATAATCAATATTGAAAAGATAGAAGAAGACAACATAATTGTGACAACTTCAAGTGAAAATATTCCAACTGACAATAAAAACCATGCATACATTGCAGCTTCACTTTTAAAAGAGCGTTTTGGCGTAAAGCAAGGTGTGAGAATACATATTGAAAAGAACATTCCGGTCTCTGCGGGTTTAGCTGGTGGAAGCACTGACGCAGCAGCAGTTTTAAAAGGTCTGAATGAAATATTTGAGCTAAATCTTTCTGAGCAGCAGCTTATGGAAATCGGAAGAGAGATTGGTGCTGATGTTCCATTTTGTTTGGTAGGCGGCACAGCCCTTTGTGAGGGAATTGGCGAAAAGGTGATAAAGCTAAAATCAGCTCCTCAGATGAATATCCTCATTGCAAAGCCAGAGGTATATGTTTCTACGCAGGCTGTGTATGAGGCATTGGATCTTAGCAAGATAAAAAAGAGACCAAACATTGAAGCTATGATTTCGGCAATTGAAGAAGGTAATGTAAAAGAGATAGCAAAGAATCTTTGCAATGTTTTAGAGGTGGTTACAGTAAATCAGTATCCAGTCATAAACAGAGTCAAGGACATTATGAGAAATAACAATGCTCTTGGGACAGTTATGACAGGAAGCGGACCAGCTGTATTTGGGATTTTTGGCAACAAGTATAATGCTTTAAAAGCTGCAGAGAGGCTCAAGGTGTTTATAAAAGAAATTATCTTGACTACAACATGTGAAGGTAGCGGATTTTAG